In Thamnophis elegans isolate rThaEle1 chromosome 4, rThaEle1.pri, whole genome shotgun sequence, the following proteins share a genomic window:
- the TBP gene encoding TATA-box-binding protein — protein MDQNNSLPPYAQGLASPQSAMTPGIPIFSPMMPYGTGLTPQPAQSTNSLSILEEQQRQQQQQAAAQQSSSQPTQAASGQTPQLFHSQTLTTAPLPGTTPLYTSPMTPMTPITPATPASESSGIVPQLQNIVSTVNLGCKLDLKTIALRARNAEYNPKRFAAVIMRIREPRTTALIFSSGKMVCTGAKSEEQSRLAARKYARVVQKLGFPAKFLDFKIQNMVGSCDVKFPIRLEGLVLTHQQFSSYEPELFPGLIYRMIKPRIVLLIFVSGKVVLTGAKVRGEIYEAFENIYPILKGFRKTT, from the exons ATGGATCAAAACAACAGTTTACCACCCTATGCTCAGGGCTTAGCATCCCCAcag AGTGCAATGACTCCAGGCATCCCTATTTTTAGTCCTATGATGCCCTATGGCACTGGGCTCACACCTCAACCTGCTCAGAGTACCAACAGTTTATCAATCCTGGAAGAACAACAgaggcagcagcaacaacaagcAGCAGCACAGCAGTCCAGTTCACAACCAACACAAGCAGCATCTGGTCAAACCCCACAGCTCTTCCACTCACAGACTCTTACAACTGCCCCTTTACCGGGAACCACACCTCTCTATACCTCTCCCATGACTCCCATGACCCCCATAACGCCTGCCACCCCTGCTTCCGAAAGCTCTGGGATTGTACCACAGCTGCA GAATATTGTGTCTACAGTAAATCTTGGTTGCAAACTCGACCTCAAAACCATTGCCCTTCGTGCTCGAAATGCTGAATACAATCCCAAG CGTTTTGCTGCTGTAATTATGAGAATAAGAGAGCCCCGTACCACAGCTCTCATATTCAGCTCTGGAAAAATGGTGTGCACAGGAGCTAAAAG TGAAGAACAGTCCAGGCTGGCTGCGAGAAAGTATGCTAGAGTTGTACAGAAGTTGGGCTTTCCTGCAAAATTCTtggattttaaaattcaaaatatggTGGGCAGTTGTGATGTAAAATTCCCCATCAGACTTGAGGGATTAGTTCTTACGCATCAACAGTTTAGCAG TTATGAACCAGAATTGTTTCCTGGTTTAATCTACAGAATGATCAAACCAAGAATTGTATTGCTCATATTTGTTTCTGGAAAGGTAGTTTTAACAG gTGCAAAAGTCAGAGGTGAAATTTATGAAgcatttgaaaatatttatcCTATTTTAAAAGGATTCAGAAAAACGACGTAA